CGGTGAAGGACTAAATGTGTTCACCAGGACCATGTTCAGTGGCTGCCCATTTCCTCCCTGCATCATCTGAGTCAATAGATTTTAGCCCCTACATGACTTTGCAGCGGGTCCAGCACTCACGCGTTGATCTCTTACACGCTTCTGCAGACACCCCTTGACCCTGACGTACAGCTTCCCCCCTAGATCCTGTAGCCAACTTGGTTCCAGGGTTTATGGGACCTTGTGTAATGCCAGAAGCTGAGACATCTCCTCTCAATTACTGAACTAGTCCATCCTTTAGAAACAAATGTTGGTTGTTTCTTTCTAAGAGTCTCAGAATTGAATTTCAAAGTCTGAACTTGTTTAAGGTTAACTTGTTGGTTAGAGGTTGGCTAAAGCCTAAGATTTTTATCTTGTGCTCCTTTTCTAGTGAATGGAGAGGGACAGCTGTCTTGAGCAGATGATTCATCTCACCTTAAAATGGTTTTAAGATGAAACACATGAATTACCTTGTGAAGGTGCCTATTTCTCTCTGGTGACTCTAAAGGAAGCCAATGGGAACAAGCTGAGATGTTCGAACATCTACAGCTAGATAAAACGCAAGGCTATCTGTGAAAAATATGAGTTGCACGAGTGCTTGCAAAAGCCGGTAAAGATAACACAACGCTAGTTTCACCGCAGTTGTTATATTAAGACACGTTAATAGATATATTGGTGTGATAGGTAAAAAACGTACCGCTAGCGGCTCTCCTGAGGTCCTGCCCCGTCGTGTAACGCTTGGTGATGTTTCAGGCCTGTCCGAGGGCCCCCCTAAGGCACAGGCTGACGGGCCACAGCGACCAGGGCAGGGCTTCAGCAGAGATGCCGTGAACTCGCTGGGCAATGAAGCTGCAATCCTTTTACCTTTCAGAGCAAGAGGTGGTCCAGTAGCAGATCGGACAGGGTAGCTGCCCTGAGGACTTCACACTCCAGATTTCCAAGTCTAAATATAGGCAATTAGATTATAATTCTCACTGAAATCAACCTGTGCCTTTGGTGTCCTCacagatatttttccttcaaTTCTTCAGCTGTTAGAAAAACCAAATGGGCTCCTGACATGCAAAAGCTTGCACCTATTTGAAAAACATCTACAAATGAGAAAACCAGGCCTCTATGCCAGCAGCGTACTCTTCAGTAATGACGTACAGCGTTCAGCTGAAGAAACGGATGATCATTTTATACAAGACCTCATGGTAGTTTTCACAAATGTACTTTCACCAAATCTATGCGTTCGCTGAGGACTCTGATTGCCGCAGTCGCCCAGCTCCAGGCCTTCGCGAGCACATGAGAAGCTCCCTCAATCCCCCATCCTCTCCTGGTGCTTTGCTGAGGACATTGCAAGATGTGCGGCTGGCTCAGCAGAACAGGTTTAGACCAGCTGAATTCTCAAATGTTTTTCATGATTAAAACTATCTGAAATTCTTCTATGATCAGGAAGGATGTGTTGAACCCTGAGGGCACATGCTCTCTGCACGTCTTCCATTTCGTAACGTAACAGTATGCCCATAggtttttatatttctttttaactccCAGGTGGTCTCTAGAtccaaaaaagcattttgtataGGTGACTGGTTTGTTGAATTAGAGGGGTTTGGCCTTTTGAACAGACATTTGATTTTGCAGCCACCTGCAGGTTGAGGACATCTCCTCTGTGTGCTTGTTCCTGTGCAAGGGTGGACACGAGGGCTCTATCCAGCTCCCTTGGAAATGGCATTGGGTCATGGAGGCCATAGCCCCCTCCCAGGCTGAACAGAAGTATGATATCAATCTCCCTGACAAATTAGGTCATAATACTGGCAATTTTAGTGTAGGACACTTTCAGCAGTAACTCCAGTGGATAGGAAAGCATATTCACATACCCGCTCTGTTTCCTTATCAGAAAAGACTACAATATTTCTGCATCTGAAGACAGGTTTGGGTATGCTGCATGCAGACGGTACGTGATGAAAACTGCACTTCAGGGATCCCATTTGGTAGTTCACAGGCGGTGTGTCATCTTCCAATGGTTTATCATTCGAGCTTGATTTGAATAAATCCTCAAAAGTTCGCATTAGACCTAATCTAGTATCAGGCTTTTGAGCAAAAATCATCAGCAGCACAATTGGAAAAGCAGATCCATGAAACAGTATGAATACTTGCTGAATCATTTTTACATGGCTTAATTACTCATAAACCTATAGCTGAGTCTCCCAGCAGGAAATCTCAAAGGATGTAGGATGTTGTGTGACTCTTGAAATTTGGTACAATCAAACCTGAAGGGAAAAGTTCATAATGAAAGACAGCCAAAAATATGTTATTAATTAATTctagaaatacagaaaagcttcTGTGCTTAAATTTGGCTCTTGTTGGCACAGGAGACTGGTGCTGttatgggttggtttttttccatcccCAGTGTGGGCTTTACACTTATGCTGCTCTAAGATACCCTTTTAACTCAGCTTATGGCTTATTTGTTggattttgtcttttaaattttaatgtgatGGAATGCAGTCAAGACTTCATGAAGAGATGGCAATCCCCAGCTACTCAAAGGCTTTTAGGTACTTACTGAGTATGTTGTTTTGACTGATCCAGTGGTGAAGTCTGTTATATCATGATGAATGTTACAGTATGTTTATTCAATGAGCCAAAGCTAAGGTTACCTGTAAAGAGTCCAGACTGTGCAAGGATTTAGAGatagaaggaaaaagatttttcctctttatacAGCACCTTAGCACAATTGCAGTTCCTGGTTTTTCCCAGAACAGGACTCTGTAAGCTTTCCACAGAGTAGAGCTGTGTCTAAAAGGAGTGAGGAGGAGGTTTGTTTGGGATAAAAGCCGTCTTTTTTGGAGGAAATAACATATCCCCATGCTATAGCCTGGGAAAGGAGCACTCAGATCAGGTATGGGCCTTTCACTTTCTGACCCCACTGCAGCTCTCACGGGTATTGCTTTTGGTTCTGTTTCCCTCTGCTGTAAGTCATTGCTGTGGGTGCCTTTGAGGAAGTGCCAAGTGTTCCAGCTTACGCAATCAAGCTGTATACTGTGCTTCTGGAGATTCCCAGTGATGTACACATTATTTTCCTGTACCTAGAAAAATACTGTCTTAAAATTGAAGGCCATGGTATTTCTTTTGTGTGGTCTTTTAATGAGAAAACCAAATGTGTCTATGTGTATATGTGGaaaaatctgtgtgtgtatatatggtGTTCAAATTGATGGCTGATACTGGGTGGTTTTGGTATAAACTCAGATTTTGAGTTCTTTGGGAAAGGGACAAAGTGATATTTGAGCACTCACATTGTATTAACTTGAGGGATTCAGGTTTAATGATGTGCAGATTTAATTTCTACTCTTCAACACCAGTTGGGGCCAGAGAGCTGGCCATGTTTTGAGAAGAAAGGTTATATGGACACCGCTGCCCAGTGACAGTTGCTTAGCTAAATTAGTCTCAAGACACAAGTCACAGACTGATCTTTATGTCTCACTCAAGCACACTTCCCTTTACATCTCTTATTTCTACTGATGATTATGCAGGGTGTGATATTCAGAGGCATCACTACCAACTGTTTCACTTTGCCCCTCCTGAGTTGTGTTGTGTTGGTAGACACCAATTATCCCACATCTCAGGAAAAACTGTTATAAATAGCTTTAAAGATCTACAGTGTTTGTTCTAAGCAactgcattttgttatttttgcaatATACAAATATAGGCAAATATttgtttatgaaagaaaaaaatgactaaaGATACTAAGCAGTCTGATTCTCCAAAtgctttttaatgattttttttgttttgtgttattATACTCATCACAATAAAACATTAGCTTAAAAACTGGCTATTCATTGGTAACCCTGTGTTGATCGTATTGTTATTTGGTATGTCAATCTTCTTTACAAAGCATCACCACCACATGATTCCTAAACTCAAAATCCAGTATTATTGTCATGATTCACTTCTTAAATATTGCAAAAGCAAAGGCGGGGAGTAAGAGATGTCTTCTGGCATCTGCTTCTGTATCCAGTAGTGAGCCTTTGTAGGGCTAATGGAAAGCTCATTTTGCAACCTACCTGAACTCTGTTTTCTTTACAATAATTGGTGACATTTCTAAGCTTTCAAGCATTCAAGAAACTCTTTGGGAACACCCCCTTTCCCTATGTATTCACACAGAGAATAGGGCCTGCAAGAAGAGTTTTTCATCATatcagggagggagcaggagctACATGTGAACTGTAGCTGAGATTCTCTTTTGCTGGTGGTTAGCAGCTCTTCTGTACTGCAGACGCTACAGAATGTGTTACTAGATGTGAAGCCAGGAGGCACATGGGAGGTACACACCATGCTGTTGCTTGGAAATTATGCACATTGTCATTGCCAGCATGCAGATCAAGCCTGTAGTTTTGTGAGCAGCGTTTGTATAATAATTTAAGGTTTACCTGAAGTAATGGAGCATCTCTCATTTACTTGCTCCTTACAAAGCCATGACTTTTGCATTTGCAGCCACCAACCAGGCAGCCTGCTAAGCCAGTGAGAACTGGCTGAATTGATCGTACCAAGTGCCTACGTTTCCAGTAAGGCCTCAACAGGGAGATAATTGCCTGGCTTTGGCACTGTGAAGAGCAACTTTGAGCCTACCTGTTCTCAGCTGACTGTAAAGGGAAGGCATAGAGACTTTCTAATCCTGCCCTCAGGACTGGGGGTTGTTCAGTAGTAGGAAACTGTGGGCGTTTTAAGCGTGAAGTCAAAACCAAGGTGCACCTCTCAAGAGAaatctctcttccccctctctgtCACGTTTGTTGTGATACTAAGGGAAAAGAAGCACGTTGCTGACTTTTTTTAGTAGATAGCTGATGTAGCTGGAAGAAAACAGGCCAACTTGTGGCATACAACCCTTTCTTCAGATCTTTAACTTATCGGTCAGATAACAGAGAACAACTAAAAAGACCTTTGAAAAATGCTGTGGATATCATGTCTCCCAACTGCATCtctatttcttctgcttctcccgTGCTTCCCTGGCCAGAATGGTACGTACAACATAGACGCTCTTACATTTCACAAGtttcaagattttctttccttcccccactcTTAGTCTATTGTCTCCAGCAGGTTCCTGGCAAATTCACCATTAGCAAAACCAGGTGGAACTTTGAAAAACATTCTCTGAAATTATAGAAtaagtttttagaaaaaaatgaaaaattactgtgatcagaacttttttttctacACAGCAGTCACTCTGTAGAAAGAGTGGAAGTTGTTTTCCCAGTAATTCAACATGAACTGTATCTGTATTGTTAAGGTTGACAGGAGGAGGCCACTACTGGATAGAAATGAATATTGATATTTACTAGGGACATAATTATTGAAGGTGTAATAAAAACTTACTAGAAATATCCGTTGCTGAATATTGTTGTAGCTATCAAGAGTACAAGCTGGAGGCACACTTGGGGAAAACAGTGTAAATCTCTGAGGAGAACTGGCTGAGGAAAAAGATGTCTCCAAAGAGTCAGCCCTGTTTTCCCCCATGACCATTGACAATAACTGGAAAGGACGGTgacttgagaaaaaaattatccaTAAATCAGCATGTCTGAAAGGAATATGCAGTGAAACTGGtgagaatatttattttgagTGTCTTTGCCATTCTTTAGTTAGTGGTTGTTGAGGAGTCAATACTGATTTCTGCACATATAGTTTAACTCTTGAAGTTCTACCCTGATCTTTTGGAGAAAACAATTGATGGGCTGCGGCTGCTTGTCATTAGCTGCGTGGGTTCTTAGATCCTGTAAGTGTGGGTCAGCTTAGAAGTATTGATTTTAGGCTGATGGAGATGAACTTCCTGGGTTTTCCTTCCCCGCTTGTAAAGGCTGTGCGCTCTGCGCTTCTCCAGCCTTCTCCATCACcccatttctctgctgctttggaAGGTAATTGCTGACAACTCTTGGGTTGCCTTAGTTCCTTCTCTAAGCGTTGTAGGAGGAATGTCCTTGTGTCTGGTCAGGTTAGGTTGACCTACTGTATCTAAATGCCCATGATCTGGTCTTTCTGTGTTTGACTTCTGTGTTTGTTcccttattaaaataaattgtcttAAGTATGTAGGAATCCTTAATTTGCTTGTCAACACTGAATAATTCTACCTTTTCTATACTATGTTTGCCCTAGATATGCAATGCTCTATATTTagtttttcttcccttgcttttaatgaaatttcttttAGGTGTTTCACATTTAATTCCTCTGTTCCTCGCTATTCGTTGCCTAAGTACTTACTGTTCAGTTTCTTTTGATATTGAGGTCATTAGAGAACTCAAAGGATCttcttatatatttttataccttTGTTTCTTAGTATAGGCTGGAGTTGTACCTTCTGCAGTTCTCTTCCTAATAGGCTACATTATCCAGGTTCCTGATGTTGCTAAAGCCtcctatctaaaaaaaaaaaaaaaaaaaagtgtaattttcttCCATTCTCTGCCATTTTTTGATATCTTTGAATTCCAGATTTAGATCCTCAACCAGCTCCAATTATTGGGCTGAGTTTAGTGAAGCTTGTATTTTGAGAACAATAGGATCATACTGAGAATCTACAGGGCAGACTAAATTTTTTGCATGAGCGACAGAAGCCACTTTTTTGCCAAGGCCTTTTAAGCTTTAGGGAGATGTTGAGTTGCACAGGTCAATGGGCACGAAAGGCACTATAGGTTTCAGGGCAGTCAAGAGATGATATATACAGGATAGCAAGACTAAGGTCCAGTCTCACAGAGTGATTCTGTTGATGGAGTAGTTGTTCTTGAAAACTACTTCGATATTAGTAGATCAAGAAGAATTCTGATATTATAATTTCAattgcatttcttatttttaggTGGAGAAAATGAACAGTCAGCAGACATTATCAGTGTTTGGGAAGGAGACTCCATCAGTATAACTTGCTCGATGAAAGATTCAGAAAATGAAGTGGGAACGTACTTGAGAACTAGCATACACCCGGTCAATGTGGTATATGTTTCCAAGCAGAATGTTTCATTTATCTTTCCTGCTTTGGCTAATCGCACCAAGTattcaaaggaaggaaggaatctCAGGATAACTCTACACAATGTACAGGAATCTGATTCCAATATCTACCTATGCActaactgtattaaaaacaaaggcTGTCACAAAAATGGGACGACAACCATAGTAGTGGTGAAAGGTATTGAAATTCCGTCTTTTATGTCATGAATTAATAATTACAGatgtgattctataattctatgatatatattttaaatcaaagatTGGAAGAAAGCATAATGGGAGGGAGAGTCTGACAGAACTTTACCCATGTCTGCTCAGGTAATGTACTGATTTGAAGAAAAGTGTGGGTCTGTTCcctgaaaagatgaagaaaacatatTAGAAAgaacaataccaaaaaaaaaaccctagaacaTCAATTCATGACTCATTTAATCCTAGTTACAGGTTTTCAGATGAGTCATAGGTTGCTGCAGCAGTTTGGAAACAGTGAGGACCCGTAGCTCTTTCCAAAACAATCAGTCAAATCTTTATGAATAACTAGCAAAGGAATGAGCCTTTTTTTGGTAGTGGTTTTTGCAAATCTCTTTTGTTTTTACTATTCCATCTTAAATGACAAATTGATAATAATTGGGAAGCTAGGCAGGGTTTGCAAGTTGGGCATCAGTGGATAAAGGGATGTGGGTTTCTCTCTTCTTAACAAACAGTTGATGAATGGGCACAAGTGCTCCTTTTGGCAGTCGTTTCTGGTTAGGGGaagaatttttctgtctttttattttctttttcttcctttatttttttttccactagaaGAGGGTTGAGTCCACAATATTCTTTGGCAGCTTATTCCTCTGCATATTTACCCTTCTGATGAGACCATCTAACCTGAAACATCTTTACCAAAAAGTGTagggttttcttcctttcctgtccccAAGGCATGCAAAACCTAATTGATTGCTGGgtcagtaataataatttatatcTATGAAGACTTATCATGTCCTTCCTTAGGCTTCTCTTGTCAAACTTCTTGACTGTGTTTTCTCAAATGAATTCCATCTTGTTGATTATGTACTGTTTctccaaattattttattaaattatcttATATCTCTTTTTAATTCTGATCCTCTTCTCTAAAATGCTTACAACCTTCCCAGAATTATCTTTTGTACAAATGTGATAAATTCGGCCTTCATTCCCTCATCCACGTTAACGATAATGTCAAAAGGAACAGGGCCTGTGCTCAGAGAAACCCAGTGAAATGTCTTCCCAGCTGGACAGCAAGCTGTTAGTAACTACTTTTTGAAGACCATTTTCAACATTGATGGCACCCACACTGTATGATTTCATCCAGACCAATAGTCTCCAGATCTTTCTATGGCTTAATCTCACTTGAGAAAGCAGGCAATGATCCATGTCTCAAGGGCAAGCTGATGAAGAGTtcagtatatgtattttttaggTAGGTGGAGACCCTTTACAACTAGGTAAACCTGTTTGGTCAGTCCTACTTTCAGATCCTGGGGCAGGGAAACATGCCAAGGTGTACTGACATATATCGTTCTTCTCAAGGCACGCATAAAggtaggctttaaaaaaaaaatcatttaatctAAATTTTCTGTGGTCTGTGCTTTCTGTCTTTGACCTCTGTATTTGCTCCCTAATGAAAATACGCTGTGTTAAGTATGTGGTAGCCATTAATCTCTCTTGTTTTTAGCAAAAACCAGTGGAGTTGTTGAGCAGTCACCACGCTATGTCAATCCTCAGCAAGGCCAGTCTATCAACATCACCTGTGCACTGAAAAGCTCACATGAAGATGAAGGGTTCTTCTTGCTCAAGACTCACGTGCAACCTGAAAGGGTGTTGTATGTTTCAAGTCAGAATGCTTCaactatttttcctgcttttgctaATCGCTTGGAGTattcaaagcaggaaaagaaaatagttatAACTTTGCACAACCTACGGAAAAACGACAgtgatatatatgtgtgtgctgTGGTAGTGAAAAATTCCTCTTTCCTCTCAGTGAATAGAAGTGGCACCATGATGCTGATTAAAGGTACTATCCTTTTGCTTGTTTAATCATAAATAACTATAGGCATGTTGTAATACAAAAGGTGAACTAAAAGCTTGCAGAACTTCAGTCAGGACAGGTAGAGCACTAATCCATGGCCAGACTTCTTCCAGTGTCTGGGAAAGTTTGGAGAGAGTGCTCAGGCTCCTCTGTGCCCTGTTGTACTAGGACACAGAAACAGGCACTAAGTTTCTACCTGCCTTGTACAACCAGAGGGGAATTATAAAAGAGAAAACTTGTTATAATCCTgcatcttaaacaaaaaa
This window of the Calonectris borealis chromosome 20, bCalBor7.hap1.2, whole genome shotgun sequence genome carries:
- the CD7 gene encoding T-cell antigen CD7, which produces MYFLAKTSGVVEQSPRYVNPQQGQSINITCALKSSHEDEGFFLLKTHVQPERVLYVSSQNASTIFPAFANRLEYSKQEKKIVITLHNLRKNDSDIYVCAVVVKNSSFLSVNRSGTMMLIKEVEQTDCSNSSWGIYTLIIMVALLLSALICCTLYHVSMKKYFQKKKPNAVYEDMSYSSRRNTLIRTNTYPITN